A genomic segment from Chloroflexota bacterium encodes:
- a CDS encoding Lrp/AsnC ligand binding domain-containing protein encodes MIAAVVLITTERGRIAETAEALLQLPEVSEVYSVAGAYDLVAIVRVREYEQMAEVVPTRLAGLSTITSTTTLMAFQCYSRRDLERMWGIGLDDESTLGETASEG; translated from the coding sequence ATGATCGCTGCCGTTGTCCTGATCACTACCGAGCGCGGACGCATCGCCGAGACGGCCGAAGCCCTCCTGCAACTGCCAGAGGTGTCAGAGGTCTACTCGGTGGCCGGCGCGTACGATCTCGTCGCGATAGTTCGCGTGCGTGAGTACGAGCAGATGGCCGAGGTTGTCCCGACACGGCTTGCGGGGCTGTCTACGATCACCAGTACTACCACGCTGATGGCCTTCCAGTGCTATTCCCGGCGTGACCTGGAGCGCATGTGGGGTATCGGCCTCGACGACGAGTCGACGCTGGGCGAGACGGCCAGCGAGGGCTAA
- a CDS encoding riboflavin synthase, with the protein MFTGLVEEMGTVRELVQSPDGTRLSVASVEARQGLALGDSVCVDGTCLTIIDLDPEGFWIGLSPETLIKTNLGERKVGDRVNLERSLLVGGRLGGHYVQGHVDGVGQVVEMQPDGDSLRVWFTAPDELMPYIVKKGYICLDGVSLTITDKVDGRFGIALVAYTQSKITLPSKGVGSTVNLEVDVFAKYVESLLEGRVERDGSRS; encoded by the coding sequence ATGTTTACCGGCCTTGTCGAAGAGATGGGCACTGTGCGCGAGCTGGTCCAGTCGCCCGACGGTACGCGCCTGTCGGTTGCCAGCGTTGAGGCGCGCCAGGGCCTCGCCCTTGGCGACAGCGTCTGCGTGGACGGCACTTGCCTCACCATCATCGACCTCGACCCCGAAGGCTTCTGGATCGGGCTGTCACCCGAGACGCTCATCAAGACCAACCTTGGCGAGCGGAAGGTCGGCGACCGCGTCAACCTGGAGCGCTCGCTGCTGGTCGGCGGGCGGCTCGGTGGGCACTACGTCCAGGGTCATGTCGACGGCGTTGGACAAGTCGTCGAGATGCAACCAGACGGCGACTCGCTGCGCGTCTGGTTCACCGCGCCCGACGAGTTGATGCCGTACATCGTAAAGAAGGGGTACATTTGTCTAGACGGCGTGAGCCTGACCATCACCGACAAAGTGGACGGTCGATTCGGCATCGCGCTCGTCGCCTACACCCAGAGCAAGATCACGCTGCCGAGCAAGGGCGTCGGCAGTACCGTCAATCTTGAAGTCGACGTCTTCGCCAAGTACGTCGAGAGCCTGTTGGAGGGTCGAGTTGAGCGCGACGGATCCCGGTCATGA
- a CDS encoding M23 family metallopeptidase, producing MTPPTVVLEGPTGPVRATVPVRVRIEPAGRAVPVEVRVNDRALPVPDGEQLVVDTTALPDGQQQLVMVAEDRSWRKNRTTASVSLQTDNTPPALTVDSQPRQVLQGHTWLVRIRTNEPASVDAHLGEHELPIQVGNGFGWSIVGFSPTADTTTVPVRIDGRDQAGNETHVSEPVQVAAEQFPRENVDVPASLAELLGGEVRAEEDRRLAEYYKPVSPEKLWEGRFLIPVAGPIITEFATIRSFNGGPVVGPHQGADIGAPTGRPVVAPARGRVYKVEQVRLRGNMVILDHGLGVYTTYAHLSAVDVKVGDMVQRGQAFGKVGSTGLSTGPHLHWELWVGGANVNPLEWTERDIP from the coding sequence GTGACCCCGCCGACGGTCGTGCTGGAAGGGCCAACCGGGCCGGTTCGGGCAACCGTCCCCGTGCGGGTGCGCATCGAGCCGGCCGGCCGGGCTGTGCCCGTTGAGGTCCGCGTCAACGACCGCGCCCTGCCGGTACCGGACGGCGAGCAACTGGTGGTCGACACGACCGCGCTGCCCGACGGTCAGCAGCAGCTCGTGATGGTGGCCGAAGACCGCTCCTGGCGCAAGAACCGCACGACGGCCTCGGTGTCGTTGCAGACGGACAACACGCCGCCCGCGCTCACCGTCGATTCGCAGCCCCGCCAGGTGCTCCAGGGCCACACCTGGCTCGTACGCATCCGCACCAACGAGCCGGCCTCTGTCGATGCCCACCTCGGGGAGCATGAGCTGCCGATCCAGGTCGGCAACGGCTTCGGCTGGTCCATCGTCGGGTTCTCGCCGACCGCCGACACGACGACGGTTCCGGTCCGCATCGACGGGCGCGACCAGGCCGGCAACGAGACGCACGTCTCTGAGCCGGTCCAGGTGGCTGCCGAGCAGTTCCCGCGTGAGAACGTCGACGTACCGGCCTCGCTGGCCGAGCTGCTGGGCGGTGAGGTCCGCGCCGAGGAGGACCGCCGCCTCGCCGAGTATTACAAGCCCGTCAGCCCGGAGAAGCTCTGGGAGGGCCGTTTCCTGATCCCCGTCGCCGGCCCGATCATCACCGAGTTTGCCACGATCCGCTCGTTCAACGGCGGGCCGGTGGTGGGGCCGCACCAGGGGGCGGACATCGGCGCGCCGACAGGGCGGCCAGTCGTGGCGCCAGCCAGAGGCCGCGTCTACAAGGTCGAGCAGGTTCGGCTGCGCGGCAACATGGTCATCCTCGATCACGGCCTGGGGGTCTACACGACCTACGCCCACCTCTCCGCTGTCGATGTGAAGGTAGGGGACATGGTCCAGCGGGGACAGGCGTTCGGGAAGGTCGGGAGCACCGGCCTCTCGACGGGGCCGCACCTGCACTGGGAGCTGTGGGTTGGCGGCGCGAACGTCAACCCACTGGAATGGACCGAGCGCGACATCCCGTAG
- a CDS encoding 6,7-dimethyl-8-ribityllumazine synthase: MAQTLEGDLDGHGLKIAVVVARFNSIVTNYLLAGAEEALRRHGVADNDIEIAHVPGSFEIPLVAKRLAQTGRYDAVICIGAVIRGETDHYDHVAGSVTSGVARVGLDTGVPTIFGVLTTDTVEQALNRSGLKAGNNGYEAAVAAIEMASLLKKIPE; the protein is encoded by the coding sequence ATGGCGCAGACGCTGGAAGGCGACCTCGACGGACACGGCCTGAAGATCGCGGTGGTCGTCGCGCGGTTCAACTCGATTGTCACGAACTACCTGCTGGCCGGCGCTGAAGAGGCGCTGCGCCGGCATGGCGTGGCCGACAACGACATCGAGATCGCCCATGTTCCCGGATCGTTCGAGATCCCGCTGGTGGCGAAGCGGCTGGCGCAGACCGGCCGCTACGACGCGGTGATCTGCATCGGCGCGGTGATCCGTGGCGAGACGGACCACTACGACCACGTCGCCGGATCGGTCACGTCGGGCGTCGCGCGCGTCGGGCTGGATACGGGCGTCCCGACGATCTTCGGCGTCCTGACGACGGACACGGTGGAGCAGGCGCTCAACCGCTCAGGCCTCAAGGCCGGCAACAACGGCTATGAGGCTGCCGTCGCAGCCATCGAGATGGCGTCGCTCCTGAAGAAGATCCCGGAGTAG
- the plsY gene encoding glycerol-3-phosphate 1-O-acyltransferase PlsY has protein sequence MVIGAVVGYLLGMIPTGAIVGRCLGVDLTKVGSKRIGMTNALRTLGIRWAIVVLLGDILKGTLAVLIVGWVVGGRPWGDVSWAQVMAAAFAVLGHTFSPLLGFKGGRGIVTGGGGLLVLSPEAFAIALVCGVAMVVLTRYMSLGSLVGTAVSGATVIVQALFFDGPTPYLLYGTALPAFLFWAHRDNIQRLLSGTERKLSRGSRDKLPT, from the coding sequence ATGGTCATCGGAGCCGTCGTCGGTTACCTCCTGGGAATGATCCCAACAGGCGCCATCGTGGGGCGGTGCCTCGGCGTCGATCTGACAAAGGTTGGCAGCAAGCGTATCGGCATGACCAACGCTCTGCGGACGTTGGGCATCCGTTGGGCGATTGTCGTGCTCCTCGGCGATATTCTCAAGGGCACGCTGGCGGTCTTGATTGTCGGGTGGGTGGTCGGCGGCCGTCCCTGGGGAGATGTGAGCTGGGCACAGGTCATGGCGGCAGCATTCGCCGTCCTCGGACACACGTTCTCGCCGCTGCTCGGCTTCAAGGGCGGGCGCGGCATCGTGACGGGCGGCGGCGGGCTGCTGGTGCTCTCACCTGAGGCGTTCGCCATCGCTCTCGTCTGCGGCGTTGCGATGGTCGTCCTGACGCGCTACATGTCGCTTGGCTCGCTGGTTGGCACGGCTGTCTCGGGTGCAACCGTGATCGTCCAGGCCCTGTTCTTCGACGGACCCACGCCGTACCTGCTCTACGGCACGGCGCTGCCGGCCTTTCTCTTCTGGGCGCACCGCGACAACATCCAGCGGCTGCTGAGCGGCACCGAGCGCAAGCTCTCGCGCGGCAGCCGCGACAAGCTGCCGACGTAG
- a CDS encoding pilus assembly protein, with the protein MIRRHSLRSHFSFGRRWRLCRRAQRGQSLVEMAVFLPLIAFFGLACVQFAVVFIAYINVINTTRDAARWIAVHPHVIDSTNLATVQGRLPAALNAAALTMTVSPTCTALTSGKCSGRTGGTQLSVTSSYNIASHMFLPTSFGFGSMVIRMPTSLPNYTIVMQVEPT; encoded by the coding sequence ATGATCCGACGACATTCACTCCGCTCACACTTCAGCTTCGGTCGCCGCTGGCGGCTGTGCCGACGTGCACAGCGTGGCCAGTCCCTCGTCGAGATGGCGGTGTTCCTGCCGTTGATCGCCTTCTTCGGGCTGGCTTGCGTGCAGTTCGCGGTCGTGTTTATCGCCTACATCAACGTGATCAATACCACGCGCGACGCCGCTCGATGGATCGCCGTCCATCCGCACGTCATCGATTCGACCAACCTTGCCACGGTGCAAGGTCGCCTTCCCGCTGCCCTCAACGCCGCTGCCCTCACGATGACAGTCTCACCCACGTGTACGGCGCTCACCAGTGGAAAGTGCTCGGGCCGCACTGGCGGAACGCAGTTGTCCGTCACCTCTTCGTACAACATCGCGTCGCACATGTTCCTGCCGACCAGCTTTGGGTTTGGCAGCATGGTCATCCGGATGCCTACGTCGCTGCCGAACTACACCATCGTCATGCAGGTGGAGCCAACTTGA
- a CDS encoding NAD(P)-dependent glycerol-3-phosphate dehydrogenase: protein MATVAVLNAGGWGTALAIVLARNGHRVSLWARRPEQAALLASSRLNETYLPGVPLPDGILPTADLAEAVAGCDAAVLVPISAGLRELAHRLGPLLPDAAQVVHGTKGLERDSLLRLSQVVESELRPAHRGRVAALSGPTHAEEVGRGIPTAAVVACADRAAAESLQAILTSQAFRIYTNTDVVGVELCGALKNVVALATGVGDGLGGGDNGRAALMTRSLAEIGRLVVAAGGRAETVAGLAGVGDLVATCTSRHSRNRRAGESIGKGMPLEAVLAQSAQVVEGVPATRAALALARRYGVSMPIVEQANAVLFEGRDPRAAMAELMARDPTAEGWGGVP, encoded by the coding sequence GTGGCGACGGTAGCAGTCCTCAACGCCGGCGGGTGGGGCACGGCGCTCGCCATCGTGCTGGCGCGCAACGGACACCGGGTCAGCCTCTGGGCGCGTCGGCCGGAGCAGGCCGCGCTGCTGGCTTCCAGCCGCCTGAACGAGACGTATCTCCCGGGCGTGCCGCTGCCGGACGGCATTTTGCCGACCGCCGACCTGGCTGAGGCGGTGGCGGGCTGCGACGCCGCCGTGCTGGTCCCGATCTCGGCCGGGCTGCGGGAGCTTGCACATCGGCTCGGGCCGCTGCTGCCAGACGCCGCCCAGGTCGTCCACGGTACGAAGGGGCTGGAGCGGGACAGCCTGCTGCGACTCTCCCAGGTGGTCGAGAGCGAGCTGCGGCCGGCCCACCGTGGCCGGGTCGCCGCGCTCTCCGGCCCCACCCACGCCGAGGAGGTCGGGCGCGGCATCCCGACGGCCGCCGTTGTCGCGTGCGCCGACCGTGCGGCTGCCGAGTCGCTCCAGGCCATCTTGACCAGCCAGGCATTCCGCATCTACACCAACACCGACGTCGTCGGGGTGGAGCTGTGCGGCGCGCTCAAGAATGTCGTGGCGCTGGCGACCGGCGTCGGGGACGGGCTGGGCGGCGGCGACAACGGCCGCGCGGCCCTGATGACGCGGAGCCTCGCCGAGATCGGGCGGCTGGTCGTGGCGGCGGGCGGGCGAGCGGAGACCGTGGCCGGCCTGGCCGGGGTGGGCGACCTCGTCGCCACCTGCACGAGCCGCCACAGCCGCAACCGCCGCGCCGGGGAGTCGATCGGGAAGGGGATGCCGCTTGAGGCCGTACTGGCGCAATCAGCCCAGGTGGTGGAGGGTGTTCCGGCCACCCGGGCGGCCCTGGCCCTGGCCCGGCGCTACGGCGTCAGCATGCCGATTGTCGAGCAGGCAAACGCCGTGTTGTTCGAGGGACGCGACCCGCGCGCCGCGATGGCCGAGCTGATGGCCCGAGATCCGACCGCCGAAGGCTGGGGTGGCGTACCATGA
- a CDS encoding Crp/Fnr family transcriptional regulator produces MTSQHLSRTNEPERVARALRDVPLFATVPEPYFGEIAARIRLRHYSSGEAIFHQHDIGEGLYLVARGAVRLFLRSEDGQELTIARFEPGEFFGELAAIDQEPRSATAVAGEPTDLLVLHRGDFLSYLRARPEAAVFCLRVLARRLRQADAQLGDATFLTLPARLAKTLVDLGRTYGQQLPDGAVRVTLRLTQSELASMVGGSRPTVNQLLQRFRRLGWIDIDGRTLILRQEERLRRLAD; encoded by the coding sequence GTGACGAGCCAGCACCTCTCAAGAACGAACGAGCCGGAACGGGTCGCTCGCGCGCTCCGTGACGTCCCCCTGTTCGCCACCGTGCCGGAGCCGTACTTCGGCGAGATCGCGGCGCGCATTCGGCTGCGCCACTACAGCAGCGGCGAGGCAATCTTTCACCAGCATGACATCGGCGAGGGGCTGTATCTGGTCGCACGGGGGGCGGTGCGCCTCTTCCTCCGCTCGGAGGACGGCCAGGAGCTGACCATCGCCCGCTTCGAGCCGGGCGAGTTCTTCGGTGAGCTGGCCGCCATCGACCAGGAGCCGCGCTCAGCCACCGCCGTCGCCGGCGAGCCGACCGATCTGCTGGTGCTGCACCGTGGCGACTTCCTCTCGTATCTCCGGGCGCGGCCAGAAGCGGCGGTCTTCTGCCTGCGGGTGCTGGCGCGGCGACTGCGCCAGGCCGATGCACAGCTTGGCGATGCCACCTTCCTGACCCTGCCCGCGCGGCTCGCCAAGACGCTGGTTGACCTCGGACGTACCTACGGCCAGCAGCTGCCAGACGGCGCGGTGCGGGTCACCCTGCGCCTCACCCAGTCCGAGCTGGCGTCGATGGTTGGCGGCTCCCGGCCCACAGTCAATCAACTGCTGCAACGTTTCCGTCGTCTCGGCTGGATCGATATCGATGGCCGCACGCTCATTTTGCGTCAAGAGGAACGACTCCGGCGCCTCGCTGACTAG
- a CDS encoding bifunctional 3,4-dihydroxy-2-butanone-4-phosphate synthase/GTP cyclohydrolase II, with amino-acid sequence MNGSQHDASFCSVPEAIEEFRRGRMVLIVDDEDRENEGDIAIAAQFATPEVINFMAFHGRGLVCMPMLQERLDQLEIPLMVARNSVSMETAFTVSVDARKGVSTGISAYDRYLTVQALIDARSTANDIVRPGHLFPLRYTEGGVLRRAGHTEASVDLSKLAGLYPAAVICEVMNADGTMARLPDLIQFAKEHRIKMFTVAQLVEYRRRTENLVHRVADAEVPTEFGTFSCIAFESVVTSQHHLALVKGDLTGDPPPLVRMHSECLTGDVFGSQRCDCGDQLKRSLQMIGEEGRGVVVYMRHHEGRGIGIVNKLRAYRLQEDEGLDTVEANLHLGFPPDPRDYGIGAQILVDLGLRRIRLLTNNPSKRAGIQGFGLEVAERVPVVTSPNDVNRRYLETKQTKMGHLLDLDVAPGAEGDSRRQPVSVEE; translated from the coding sequence ATGAACGGGTCGCAGCACGACGCGTCCTTCTGCTCGGTCCCCGAAGCGATTGAGGAGTTTCGGCGGGGCCGGATGGTCCTGATCGTGGACGACGAGGACCGTGAGAACGAGGGCGACATCGCCATCGCGGCGCAGTTCGCCACGCCGGAAGTCATCAACTTCATGGCGTTCCACGGGCGCGGCCTCGTCTGCATGCCGATGCTCCAGGAGCGGCTCGACCAGCTTGAGATCCCGCTGATGGTCGCCCGGAACAGTGTCAGCATGGAGACGGCCTTCACCGTCTCGGTGGACGCGCGCAAGGGCGTCTCGACGGGCATCTCGGCCTACGACCGGTATCTGACGGTCCAGGCGCTGATCGACGCGAGATCCACCGCCAACGATATCGTGCGGCCGGGCCACCTGTTCCCGCTGCGGTACACCGAAGGTGGCGTCTTGCGCCGTGCGGGCCACACCGAGGCCTCGGTTGACCTCTCGAAGCTGGCTGGCCTGTACCCCGCCGCCGTGATCTGCGAGGTCATGAACGCCGACGGCACGATGGCCCGCCTGCCGGACCTGATCCAGTTCGCGAAGGAACACAGGATCAAGATGTTCACGGTGGCGCAGCTGGTGGAGTACCGCCGCCGCACCGAGAACCTCGTCCATCGTGTGGCCGACGCCGAGGTGCCCACCGAGTTCGGGACGTTCAGCTGCATCGCCTTCGAGTCGGTGGTGACCAGCCAGCATCACCTGGCGCTCGTCAAAGGCGACCTGACCGGCGACCCGCCTCCGCTCGTGCGGATGCACTCCGAGTGCCTGACGGGCGACGTGTTCGGCTCGCAGCGCTGTGACTGCGGCGATCAGTTGAAGCGCTCGCTCCAGATGATCGGCGAGGAAGGCCGGGGCGTCGTCGTGTACATGCGGCACCACGAAGGGCGCGGCATCGGCATCGTCAACAAGCTGCGCGCCTACCGCCTCCAGGAAGACGAAGGCCTGGACACCGTCGAGGCGAACCTCCACCTGGGGTTCCCGCCGGACCCGCGCGATTACGGCATCGGCGCGCAGATCCTCGTCGATCTGGGGCTGCGGCGGATCCGCCTGCTGACCAACAACCCGAGCAAACGGGCCGGCATCCAGGGCTTCGGCCTGGAGGTGGCGGAGCGGGTGCCGGTGGTCACCAGCCCGAACGATGTGAACCGACGCTACCTGGAGACCAAGCAGACGAAGATGGGGCACTTGCTCGATCTCGACGTTGCGCCCGGGGCGGAGGGCGACAGCCGGCGCCAGCCCGTCTCGGTTGAGGAGTGA